The DNA window TTGTTCCGCTCAGACAGCCGGTCATATAACAGGTCCATGCGGACATGAGTCTCAAGCTGCATGGAGTAGGCGCCTCCCATAATGTAGTAGGCAGCCAAGGTGAATTGAGCCAGCTCCACACACCAGTACAACGGAATCTTAATTAAATTTCGGGTAATCGCATCCAACAGCAATGTTCCAATCATGACAAAGATCAGGAGCATTGCGATTCGGCCGAAGCGCGTGGAAACATAGTCCACCACACGGACGTAATTCACTATGAAGGACGGCATATCGGTGTTGGTTTCGGAGACTATTTTCGAGCAAAAACGCCAGTATACATTCTCAAGATGATTGGTGCCGCATGAAACATGTCAGTCAATTTATGAATGTAAATTGTTGCTCAGTCAGGATTTTGCAAGATAGCAATTTACCATCTGCTCACAAACCACACTGTTGGTTTGATCGCAACGGAAAATCTTCGGTGGGATTATTTTACCGGAAATCAAAGAGTTCAACGGCTGAGCGTCAGAACCTGCAAACAACCGTAGCTTAGCCCCAAATTACCTTGTTCAGATCGGAACCGTGATCCAAGTCATCGGTTGATGCGCGAACCCGTCTGCCATTCAATGTGTCGTTTCTCCCTGGACCGCTTGATCGATTCTAG is part of the Candidatus Poribacteria bacterium genome and encodes:
- a CDS encoding TRAP transporter small permease subunit, giving the protein MPSFIVNYVRVVDYVSTRFGRIAMLLIFVMIGTLLLDAITRNLIKIPLYWCVELAQFTLAAYYIMGGAYSMQLETHVRMDLLYDRLSERNKARMDSFTAIFLVVYLFVLLFGSISSTIYAIETNQRLFSMWNPSVIPIKVIMVLGILLMLLQAISTFFKDLAKARGVELA